A section of the Cydia splendana chromosome 1, ilCydSple1.2, whole genome shotgun sequence genome encodes:
- the LOC134789588 gene encoding uncharacterized protein LOC134789588 yields MPIQVKGNVYKRAVRPALMYGAECWPMRKEEEHVMHCTEMRMLRWAGGVTLMDRVRNNHIRGTFKVAPIAEKMCESRLRWFGHVMRRDDHHMTKRALNDIPENRRGRGRPPTTWMSTVSKDLRTIGANPDMTQNREEWRKMIRRADPKP; encoded by the coding sequence ATGCCAATCCAAGTAAAAGGTAACGTCTACAAAAGAGCTGTACGACCGGCGCTTATGTATGGAGCAGAATGCTGGCCAATGCGTAAGGAGGAAGAGCACGTAATGCACTGCACAGAAATGCGCATGCTCAGATGGGCAGGAGGAGTGACGCTGATGGACCGGGTCCGGAATAATCATATCCGTGGAACGTTCAAGGTTGCACCTATTGCCGAAAAAATGTGCGAGAGCCGACTGCGCTGGTTTGGCCACGTGATGCGAAGAGACGACCACCACATGACTAAGAGAGCCCTAAATGACATACCCGAAAATAGGAGGGGCAGAGGCCGCCCCCCTACGACATGGATGAGCACAGTGTCGAAAGATTTGAGGACGATAGGCGCAAACCCTGACATGACGCAAAATAGAGAAGAATGGCGCAAAATGATacggagagccgaccccaaaccTTAG